The Candidatus Acidiferrales bacterium DNA segment ATATTCCGGATGTGCAAGCAATCCGGTCAAATGTTCTGCTTTTGATGAACTATCTAAACAAGAACGGTATTTTTATATTCATAGGTAAAAGTGATTTTTCAGGTGAAACTCTAGAGACCTCGGGGTGGATTAATCACACGTATGATGAGATATTGAGTTTTGTCGATAGGGAAAAAGTCAGGACGGATGGTCCTTACTTAACTAACATTAGGCTTCTGTCTGCGTTTGGTCCCTCAGTACTTAATAAAGCTTCTTCGTCCTTCATTAAAAAACTTCCCTTGAATCGCAAGTGGAGTTTTGTCTATTTCATACGCAGAAGAAGTTAGCTTTTGAACATTCTGCCGGCAAGAAATGTTGCAGCGGCAGCTAAACCGCCGATGGCCATGCTTTCGAGCCCGCTGCGAAGGAAATTCTTTCCAGTGACAATTGTTTTTGCGGCCCCGACGGCGAACAAGACGCTCAACGTGATTATAACGCTCGCGATCAAACCGGATGCCGGTTGCATGAATACATAAGGTAATACGGGCATGAGAGCGCCGAAGGCGTAGGCGCATCCAGTCGCGATCCCCGACTTTGACGGCGAAGTGGACGGATCGAGAGACAATCCAAGTTCTTCGTTCATCATGATGTCCACCCACCGTTTCCTGTCAGATGTTATGTGCGAGATTATTTTCTCGAGTATCTCGCCTTTGAATCCCTTCGATTCGTATATTTCTCTGATCTCCTGCTGCTCCACGTCCGGAAAATTGTCCAGTTCATATTCTTCACGACTCATCTCGCCCCGGTAATATTCGATTTGCGATTTCGTGGAAAGGTATGCTCCCAAAGCCATGGAGATTGTTCCACCAATCAGTTCGGCAAGCCCCGCAATTAAGATGACGCTGCTTTTCACTCCTGCGCCGTTCACCCCCGAGGCGACTGCAAATGCAGCGACAAGGCCGTCATTGGCTCCAAATACCAATTCACGGACGATGCCTCCCCCTGGAATGTGTGCCGCCTCGGTATGAATCGCAACATCTTTACCGCTGAGTATCCTTCCACGCCATGTCCATTTTGCCATAGTCTTATCCTTTTGTTAAGAATAAATTTATGACGAAAGTAGCAATCAAGAAAATGGAAAGTCTTGCTATATCTATCATGACTTTCGAGCTTGATGATTCTCATC contains these protein-coding regions:
- a CDS encoding VIT1/CCC1 transporter family protein, with the protein product MAKWTWRGRILSGKDVAIHTEAAHIPGGGIVRELVFGANDGLVAAFAVASGVNGAGVKSSVILIAGLAELIGGTISMALGAYLSTKSQIEYYRGEMSREEYELDNFPDVEQQEIREIYESKGFKGEILEKIISHITSDRKRWVDIMMNEELGLSLDPSTSPSKSGIATGCAYAFGALMPVLPYVFMQPASGLIASVIITLSVLFAVGAAKTIVTGKNFLRSGLESMAIGGLAAAATFLAGRMFKS